One window of Vibrio sinaloensis genomic DNA carries:
- a CDS encoding MotA/TolQ/ExbB proton channel family protein, with translation MDDIITLLNQMAQSFDWSAHLLAFMHRGGVVLWGLFVVVMLLLALALERLYCLHVELPKTSANWQTIWHQRSDKTSWYAQRILDGWLAQLQLSASSNLRLIKALVTLCPMLGLLGTVTGMINVFDAMAKYSTSDPKLMAEGISMATIPTMVGMVAALIGLFIHARLAKHARTRVRVLATQFRSEV, from the coding sequence ATGGACGATATCATCACACTATTAAACCAGATGGCGCAGAGCTTCGATTGGAGTGCTCACTTGCTTGCTTTCATGCATCGAGGTGGTGTGGTGTTATGGGGCCTGTTTGTGGTGGTGATGCTGTTACTGGCATTGGCGTTAGAGCGTCTCTATTGTTTGCATGTTGAGCTGCCCAAAACATCAGCGAATTGGCAAACCATTTGGCACCAGCGCAGCGACAAAACCTCATGGTATGCGCAGCGTATTCTAGATGGCTGGTTGGCACAGTTACAGCTTAGTGCCAGCAGCAATCTGCGCCTTATCAAAGCATTGGTGACCTTGTGCCCAATGCTTGGCTTATTAGGCACCGTAACCGGTATGATCAATGTGTTTGATGCAATGGCCAAATACAGTACCAGCGATCCCAAACTCATGGCTGAGGGTATTTCAATGGCCACCATTCCGACCATGGTTGGTATGGTGGCGGCATTGATAGGCTTGTTTATCCATGCTCGTCTGGCAAAACATGCACGGACACGGGTGAGAGTACTGGCGACCCAGTTTAGGAGTGAAGTATGA